One region of Corvus moneduloides isolate bCorMon1 chromosome 15, bCorMon1.pri, whole genome shotgun sequence genomic DNA includes:
- the GRXCR2 gene encoding glutaredoxin domain-containing cysteine-rich protein 2: MDEPQKKLSQRHEGRPRKVRFKISSAYSGRVLKQVYEDGQELEPPAKEHSRRFLRQSFEPGDHFCGAGEVPENRFYWPTALTAQRISILREDQKHGLAGTSPLLSNCQPDASHCRTSPVVDFGKIIIYTNNLKIIRAPMDQKELMRRIIQTEGINDWTFMCQERKERFSGGHKKDVENKVTCIQHVQEGHAEHGCSQCKGSGCAPCSLCHGSKFSMLANRFRESYRALRCPACNESGLQPCRICAA; the protein is encoded by the exons ATGGATGAGCCCCAGAAGAAACTCAGCCAGCGGCACGAGGGACGGCCCCGCAAGGTGAGGTTCAAAATCTCGTCAGCCTACAGTGGCCGAGTGTTAAAACAAGTCTATGAAGATGGGCAGGAGCTTGAACCCCCGGCCAAAGAGCACTCACGGCGCTTCCTGCGCCAGAGCTTCGAGCCAGGGGACCATTTCTGCGGGGCCGGGGAGGTGCCAGAGAACAGGTTCTACTGGCCCACGGCCCTGACTGCCCAGAGGATCAGCATACTCCGAGAGGATCAGAAACACGGGCTCGCGGGGACCTCGCCCCTGCTCAGCAACTGCCAGCCCGACGCCAGCCACTGCAGG ACTTCCCCAGTTGTAGATTTTGGCAAGATCATCATCTACACCAATAACCTGAAAATCATCCGTGCACCGATGGACCAGAAAGAGCTCATGAGAAGAATCATCCAGACAGAGGGAATAAATGACTGGACATTCATGtgccaggagaggaaagaaagatttAGTGGTGGACATAAAAAAGATGTGGAGAATAAGGTCACTTGCATCCAGCATGTGCAG gAGGGCCATGCTGAACACGGCTGTTCGCAGTGCAAAGGCTCAGGCTGTGCTCCCTGCTCACTGTGCCACGGAAGCAAGTTCTCAATGCTGGCAAACAGATTCAGGGAGTCCTACCGGGCCCTGCGGTGTCCGGCGTGCAACGAGAGCGGGCTGCAGCCCTGCCGCATCTGCGCTGCCTGA